The following is a genomic window from Thermodesulfobacteriota bacterium.
ATCATCCACCGGGCCGTTTTTTTGCGGCGCCTTTATTTGAAACACATGCCCCGCCGGGAAGCCGGGCAACTGATCCGGGAAAACCGCCAGCCCGCGCCCCAATACCAGGGCGTGAACGCCTTGCTGGTGCGGGCATTCCTGGCCCGGCGCTGCGGCCGGCCGGAGCTTGACGTCCATATCCTGGACGAAACCGTCCTGTCCGTGGTGGTCTCCCTGGACCGGCATCAGTCGGCCATCAATATCCTGGCCGGCGTGGCGCCGCTGCTGGGTCTGCTGGGCACGGTCACCGGCATGATCGTTACCTTTGACGTCATCACCCAGTTCGGCACGGGCAATGTCCGGGCACTGGCCGGGGGCATATCGGAAGCATTGATCACCACCGAAACCGGGCTGCTGATTTCCATCCCGGGTTTATACATGAGCGGTTTTCTCGCCCAGCGGGCAACCACCCTCAAACAGCGGGTGGCCTCCGCCGGCATTTATCTGAAACGGTTTATAACGGAGGCCGCGCAGCCGAAATGCTGAATATCACCGCCGCCCGACGATCCCAGAAAAAAGGGGTGGAGCTGAACATGGCGCCCCTGATCGACATGGTTTTCCTGCTGCTGATCTTTTTTCTGGTCACCACCAGCTTTGTCCGGGAGACCGGCGTGGACGTGCGGCGGCCGACGGCCGCCACCGCCGCCGGCAAGGAAAAAGCCACCATCATGATCGGCGTCACTCCGGACAACCGTATCTTCATGGATCGCAGGGAAATCGACATCCGGGCGGTCCGGGTCAACGTGGAGAGGGCCCTGACCGAGATACCGGACGCCGGGGTGATCATCGTGGCGGACCGGGAAAGTACCACCGGCGCGGTGATCCGAATCATGGACGCCTGCAAACTGGCCGGAGCGGAGAACGTTTCCATCGCGGCCAGCGTAAACGAGTAATACCGATTTGATTTGGAATTGGTATAAGAGCCAATTCCGTCCCCACCGGGTATCCGATTGAACTTCCCGGCAAAACCGGATATAACTCCGGCATGTGCCTGCTTTTTATCGCCATCAACCGTCATCCCGATTACCCGCTGGTGATTGCCGGAAACCGGGATGAGTTCTATCGCCGGCCCACGGAAAAACTCTCCTTCTGGAAGGACCACCCTGGGCTTCTGGCTGGCCGGGACCTGGAAGCCGGCGGGACCTGGCTGGGCGTGACCCGCTCCGGACGGATCGCCGCCATCACCAATTACCGGGATCCGGCCCGGGTAAAAGAGAACGCGCCGTCCCGCGGGCGGCTGGTCCTTGATTTTCTGGCCGGATCATCCGCGCCGCCGGACTTCTGCCGGGAAAACGCGGAGCGGATGGCCGGCTGCAACGGGTTCAACCTGGTTTTCGGGGACGTGACTTCTCTATATTACTATTCCAACCGCGGCCAGGGGCCGGTTGCCCCAATTGCCGACGGCCTCCACGGCCTGAGCAATCACCTGCTGAACACGCCCTGGCCCAAGGTGGAGAAGGGGAAGCAGCGCCTGGCCCAATTGCTGAATACGCCCGGACCACTTGATCCGGAATCGGTTTTTTCTCTTCTCCAGGACCGGGAAACAGCGCCGGATAACGCCCTGCCGCAAACCGGGGTGGGGCTGGACTGGGAACGGAAACTTTCTCCCCTGTTTATCGTCACGGACGTGTACGGAACCCGGAGTTCTTCGGTAATCACCGTCGACCGGGAGAACAGGGTGACCTTTTCCGAGCGCACCTTTACGCCCGATGCCCTCGGCCGGCTGGCCGTTTCCACCGAAACCCTGGTTGTGCAGGCGGAGTCGTCCGGCGGCAGGATTTGAAAAACTAACGAGCGGGACAGATGACGGATTCGTTCACAAAGCAGAACCGGCTTGCGATTGCCTTCCTTCTGGCCTTATGTCTGGGCGTTTTTTTTAATACCTTTTCCAACGCGTTTGTCTGGGATGACCTGTCGCTGATCCCCGGCGACCGTTACATCAAAACCCTCCGCCATATTCCCCTGTTTTTCACGCCGCGTTACTGGAGCGACCTGCAGCCATACTCTGATCTGGCCGTCGTGTACCGGCCTGTCCGGACCATCACCTTCGCCATCGATTATTTCTTCTGGGGCCTGAATCCCGCCGGTTATCACTTTACCAATCTGCTGCTGCACGCGGCCAACGTGTTGCTGATCTTCTATCTGATAACGGTCATCGGCCGCAGCGCGGGAGATGCTCTTCCTCAAAACAACGCCCGGGGCCCGTGGCTGATGGGGCTGCCGTTTCTGACGGCGGCCCTGTTCGCGGTCCATCCCGTGCACACGGAATCCGTGACCTATGTTAAAAACCGCTCCGATCTGCTGGCCCTGCTGTTTTTCCTGGCGGCCTGGCTGCTCTTTATCCGGACCGGGGCGCCGGTCCGGCGCCTGACGCGCCTGGCCGGTTCGCTGCTGTGCTTCGTGCTGGCGGTCCTGTCCAAGGAAGTGGCCCTGACCCTGCCGGGGGTGTTGGCGTTTCATGCTTTCTGCTTTCAGGACAAAAAGGAGCGTTTCCACTCATACCGTTGGATTGTCCCTTACGGTCTGATGATCCTGGTCTATGGCGGGTTCATCCTGGCCCTCCGCGCCCGTGCCGGTATTCCCGCGGATGATTTTCACATCAGCGTTGGCCGGCATGTGCTGGCGGTCGTGAAAACCGTCGGCACCTATTTGTCGCTCCTGGCTTTCCCGTTCCATCTCAACGCCGACCGGGCCTTTTTTATTCCCCATTCTATCCGGGAACCGGCTGTCCTCCTGTCGCTGGCGGTCATGGCCGCGATTGCCGTCGCGGCGGTCCTGGCCCGGCGCCGGTCCAGAACGATTTTTTTCGGCATCGGCTTTATGCTGCTGACTTTGATACCCCCGGCCAACATCATCTTTCTGGAGTCAAGGCCCATTGCTGAACAGCGACTGTATATTCCTTCCCTGGGATTCTGTCTCATTCTGGCCTGGCTGATCAACCGGCTGTATCGTTTCGGCCTGAATAAAAAGGCGTGGATCGTCCTGCCCTGGCTGATTGGCGGTCTGGTCATGGTCGGGTTTTCCGCCCGGGCCATCGTCCGTAACAGGGATTGGAAGGACCCGCTGACGTTTTACACCCGCACCCTGGCCGTCAGCCCGGACAGCTCCAAGATCCACAACAGCCTGGGCGCCTTTCTGTCCGACCGGGGGCAGCCCGAACAGGCCATGGCGCATTACGAAGCGGCCCTGCGGCTCAATCCGGATTATGCCCAGGCGTACAACAATCTGGGCGTGGAGCTGTCGGAAACCGGCCGGCCGGATGAGGCGGTCAGGCAATTTGAGGAAGCCCTGCGGCTGGACCCGGGGTATGCGTCGGCGTACTACAATCTGGCCGCGGTTTTACTGGAGAAGGGGGACGTCGCGGCCGCCATCGCCCATTACGAGACCGCGGTACGATTGAAGCCGGACGCGGAAATGCTCAACAACCTGGGGTCGGCCTATGCGATTGCCGGCCGCTTGGAGGAGGCCATGGACCGATATCTGGCGGCCCTGCGCCTGGACCCGGATTTTACTCTGGCCCTTGATAACCTGGGGAACGTGCTGAATAAGATCGGCGACATTGAAAAAGCCGCCGACCATGTTCTGGCTCCGGTATTGTCGACCCGGCAGATGGCCGGGGTTTACCATCGGCTGGCCACGATTCGTCTGGAAAATGGCGATCAGGCATCGGCTGCCTTGTATTTCCGTCGGGCGGCGGCCCTGGATCCGAACGCTTTGCCGCGTCATCAATAATGATGTTCTATTGTGCTGATCATTCAAGATCGGGGTTCAGTCTTGCCGCCAGCAGGGACAGGCGGCGGTGGGGGTCGTTCCGGCTCATGGCCACCTGTACCGCTTTGGTCGTGCCGATGAGTACCAGCAGCCGGCGGGCCCGGGTCATGGCGGTGTAGAGCAGGTTCCGCTCCAGCATGGTATAGTGCTGGGTGATCAGGGGCACGATCACCGCCGGGTATTCGGAGCCCTGGGACTTGTGGACGGTGATGGCGTAGGCCAGGGTCAGTTCGTCGGTTTCGGAAAAATCGTAATCCACCAGCCGGCCGTCGTAGTCTACGGTCAACACCTGCCGCATCGGATCAACGGCGGCAACGGTGCCGATGTCGCCGTTAAAGACCTCCTTCTGATAGTTGTTCCTCAAATGAATCACCTTGTCCCCGGGCTTGAACCCGGTGCTGCCGGCGACGCCGGCCGCCGGGGCCGAATTCAGGGCGGCCTGCAGCTTCTGGTTCAGGTTGATGGTTCCGGCCGGGCCCTTGTGCATGGGCGTCAGCACCTGGATCCCGGTCAACGGGTCCAGCCCGAACATCCCGGGCAGGGTCTGGCCGCACAGTTCCACGATGCGGCCGGCAATGGCCTCGGGATCGCTTTCCTCGACAAACCAGAAGTCCTCATCCGGAGGCCGGCGCCGCGCCGTTTCCAGGTCGGGCGGCTGGCCGTTGCGGACGCGGTGGGCGTTGGTGACGATGGCGCTCTGCCGGGCCTGGCGGAAGATTTCGGTCAGGAGGAAAACCGGCAGCATCTCCGACCGGATCAGGTCGGCCAGAACATTTCCCGGACCCACCG
Proteins encoded in this region:
- a CDS encoding MotA/TolQ/ExbB proton channel family protein; this translates as MYFLQDYAYRIYGYLSSGGVMMIPLLGVSFAMWVLIIHRAVFLRRLYLKHMPRREAGQLIRENRQPAPQYQGVNALLVRAFLARRCGRPELDVHILDETVLSVVVSLDRHQSAINILAGVAPLLGLLGTVTGMIVTFDVITQFGTGNVRALAGGISEALITTETGLLISIPGLYMSGFLAQRATTLKQRVASAGIYLKRFITEAAQPKC
- a CDS encoding biopolymer transporter ExbD, with the protein product MLNITAARRSQKKGVELNMAPLIDMVFLLLIFFLVTTSFVRETGVDVRRPTAATAAGKEKATIMIGVTPDNRIFMDRREIDIRAVRVNVERALTEIPDAGVIIVADRESTTGAVIRIMDACKLAGAENVSIAASVNE
- a CDS encoding NRDE family protein, with translation MCLLFIAINRHPDYPLVIAGNRDEFYRRPTEKLSFWKDHPGLLAGRDLEAGGTWLGVTRSGRIAAITNYRDPARVKENAPSRGRLVLDFLAGSSAPPDFCRENAERMAGCNGFNLVFGDVTSLYYYSNRGQGPVAPIADGLHGLSNHLLNTPWPKVEKGKQRLAQLLNTPGPLDPESVFSLLQDRETAPDNALPQTGVGLDWERKLSPLFIVTDVYGTRSSSVITVDRENRVTFSERTFTPDALGRLAVSTETLVVQAESSGGRI
- a CDS encoding tetratricopeptide repeat protein, which translates into the protein MTDSFTKQNRLAIAFLLALCLGVFFNTFSNAFVWDDLSLIPGDRYIKTLRHIPLFFTPRYWSDLQPYSDLAVVYRPVRTITFAIDYFFWGLNPAGYHFTNLLLHAANVLLIFYLITVIGRSAGDALPQNNARGPWLMGLPFLTAALFAVHPVHTESVTYVKNRSDLLALLFFLAAWLLFIRTGAPVRRLTRLAGSLLCFVLAVLSKEVALTLPGVLAFHAFCFQDKKERFHSYRWIVPYGLMILVYGGFILALRARAGIPADDFHISVGRHVLAVVKTVGTYLSLLAFPFHLNADRAFFIPHSIREPAVLLSLAVMAAIAVAAVLARRRSRTIFFGIGFMLLTLIPPANIIFLESRPIAEQRLYIPSLGFCLILAWLINRLYRFGLNKKAWIVLPWLIGGLVMVGFSARAIVRNRDWKDPLTFYTRTLAVSPDSSKIHNSLGAFLSDRGQPEQAMAHYEAALRLNPDYAQAYNNLGVELSETGRPDEAVRQFEEALRLDPGYASAYYNLAAVLLEKGDVAAAIAHYETAVRLKPDAEMLNNLGSAYAIAGRLEEAMDRYLAALRLDPDFTLALDNLGNVLNKIGDIEKAADHVLAPVLSTRQMAGVYHRLATIRLENGDQASAALYFRRAAALDPNALPRHQ